GGGCCTTTGCCAGGCGATCGGACATGACCTATCCTCCCTTGAGCCAGGCGCCGACCACCTGAATGAAGTTGCCGAGGAAGCTGTCGGCGATCATGTATAAAAGCAGCAGACCGCCCGCCATTACGAATGGCGTCGCTACGAAATACACGGGGATCTGCGGCGTAAACTTGTTGGCGATGCCAACCGCAAGATTGGCAACGATGGAATAGATAATGAAGGGACTGGAAAGCCTAACCGCCAGGAGATAGGCGGCGGTGAGTTGGTCGACCAGATCCGGCAGTGCGAATCGCAGGGTGAAGGAGGCCGACGGGGGGATCCGGCGGTAACTTTCAAATATTCCCTTGATAAGCTCCAGGTGCAGGTCGCTCGC
This genomic interval from Aquabacter sp. L1I39 contains the following:
- a CDS encoding flagellar biosynthetic protein FliR — encoded protein: MLLPGIGGRHLPVQVRLFLAVAISLAFSPMLANEMGGVASPSNAVGFVMSVTSEVAIGAGIGLLARVFFLALQTMANAIAQAIGVAGMPGLPLEDDEPLPAIATLIAFSATTLLFASDLHLELIKGIFESYRRIPPSASFTLRFALPDLVDQLTAAYLLAVRLSSPFIIYSIVANLAVGIANKFTPQIPVYFVATPFVMAGGLLLLYMIADSFLGNFIQVVGAWLKGG